A region of Phytohabitans rumicis DNA encodes the following proteins:
- a CDS encoding SMI1/KNR4 family protein: MELDPIVVRRHLARLAEQNVRPRHGVDEHGYQLRPAVDEATLARAERAIGGPLPAAYRHFVTVIGDGGAGPYYGVVPLGEALDRLQERFGTLDRLGRDCPLRTDVDFGEIAGQPDAWDQHVARIDSDPEYAAHYGRLTETYLDDPWVDGRLPIVDYGCGDWLFLVVRGPRRGTVWVDSVAGGTGLYCLEVDFGTFYRRWLDAESARAAGGEPTPNAHYSFLEYGDNPRYSPTGPDCGQVPDLYPGV, translated from the coding sequence GTGGAGTTGGATCCGATCGTCGTTCGGCGGCACCTGGCTCGGCTCGCCGAGCAGAACGTTCGGCCTCGGCACGGTGTGGACGAGCATGGCTACCAGCTTCGGCCAGCCGTGGACGAGGCGACGCTGGCTCGGGCGGAACGGGCGATCGGTGGGCCGCTGCCGGCCGCGTACCGCCATTTCGTGACGGTGATCGGCGATGGCGGTGCCGGTCCGTACTACGGCGTCGTCCCGCTGGGTGAGGCACTGGATCGTCTCCAGGAACGGTTCGGCACCCTCGATCGCCTGGGACGGGACTGCCCGCTACGGACCGACGTGGACTTCGGCGAGATCGCCGGGCAACCGGACGCGTGGGATCAGCATGTCGCTCGGATCGACTCCGACCCGGAGTACGCCGCGCACTACGGTCGGCTGACCGAGACGTACCTGGATGATCCGTGGGTCGACGGCCGGCTGCCGATCGTCGATTACGGCTGCGGCGACTGGCTTTTCCTCGTCGTACGCGGCCCCCGGCGGGGCACCGTGTGGGTCGACAGCGTCGCGGGCGGCACCGGACTGTACTGCCTGGAGGTTGATTTCGGGACGTTCTACCGGCGCTGGCTGGACGCCGAGTCGGCTCGGGCAGCTGGCGGCGAGCCGACACCGAACGCCCACTATTCGTTCCTCGAGTACGGCGACAACCCCCGCTACTCACCGACCGGACCGGATTGTGGACAGGTCCCAGATTTGTACCCCGGCGTATGA
- a CDS encoding oxidoreductase, which yields MWSVDDMPSQAGRVAVVTGASAGIGFATAKALAERGCHVVLAVRDPVRGADAAARIGGSTVVVRLDLAALDSVRSAATALTGEYPRIDLLINNAGAWSATRAVTRDGFELQLGVNHLGHFAFTGLVLGAMLATPGSRIVTVSSVSHRRGDIDMADLPMARTYRHAAAYARSKLANLLFAFELHRGLARAGAATASLAAHPGGVWTGLFRGANPALLVHTLGRLVTQSPERGALATLRAATDPTATGGQYYGPDGIGELRGAPKPVQASAKAHDRALARELWDESERLTGVAYGPTLPPCAWK from the coding sequence ATGTGGAGCGTTGACGACATGCCGAGTCAGGCCGGTCGGGTTGCCGTGGTGACCGGGGCCAGCGCCGGTATCGGGTTCGCCACCGCCAAGGCGTTGGCCGAGCGCGGGTGCCATGTCGTGTTGGCCGTGCGGGACCCGGTCCGGGGTGCCGACGCGGCGGCCCGCATCGGCGGTTCGACCGTGGTGGTCCGGTTGGATCTCGCTGCGCTGGACTCGGTCCGGTCGGCCGCCACCGCGCTGACCGGTGAGTATCCGAGGATCGACCTGCTGATCAACAATGCGGGTGCGTGGTCGGCCACCCGGGCCGTGACACGCGATGGATTCGAGTTGCAGCTCGGCGTGAATCATCTCGGGCACTTCGCGTTCACCGGTTTGGTGCTTGGCGCCATGCTTGCCACCCCGGGTTCGCGGATTGTCACGGTGAGCAGCGTGAGCCACCGCCGTGGCGACATAGACATGGCCGACTTGCCAATGGCGCGGACCTACCGGCACGCCGCGGCGTACGCGCGATCCAAGCTGGCGAACCTGCTGTTTGCGTTCGAGTTGCACCGCGGGTTGGCGCGAGCCGGCGCGGCGACCGCGTCGTTGGCCGCGCACCCGGGTGGCGTCTGGACCGGGCTGTTCCGCGGCGCGAATCCGGCGTTGCTCGTGCACACCTTGGGGCGTCTGGTTACACAGTCCCCTGAGCGGGGTGCGCTGGCGACTCTGCGCGCCGCGACGGACCCTACGGCCACGGGCGGCCAGTACTATGGTCCGGACGGGATCGGCGAGTTGAGAGGCGCTCCGAAACCGGTCCAGGCCAGCGCCAAGGCGCACGACCGGGCCCTGGCTCGAGAGTTGTGGGACGAGTCGGAACGGCTGACCGGCGTCGCATACGGGCCGACCCTGCCACCGTGCGCGTGGAAGTAA
- a CDS encoding acyl-CoA-like ligand-binding transcription factor, which translates to MTDANPPARTSSLAERKRQLVRDELAEAALRLLAYQGFEDTTIDQMVASAGVSQRTFFRYFGSKEDVVVHSLAETGAQLCAALAARPADEPPAAALRATVSVFIAHCREHPEKSLRLTKVVLDTPSLLGRYLERQAQWRHDLAAELGRRLGLDPARDLRPELAAGVALTAFDSALRRWAASDGATDLDAVTDEAFAIVADALNAGR; encoded by the coding sequence GTGACCGATGCGAACCCGCCCGCCCGTACGAGCAGCCTGGCCGAGCGCAAGCGCCAGCTGGTCCGCGACGAGCTGGCCGAGGCCGCGTTGAGGCTGCTGGCCTACCAGGGGTTCGAGGACACCACGATCGACCAGATGGTGGCCTCGGCCGGGGTTTCGCAGCGGACCTTTTTCCGATACTTCGGGTCGAAAGAGGACGTGGTCGTCCATTCCCTCGCCGAGACCGGCGCCCAGCTCTGCGCCGCACTCGCCGCCCGGCCAGCCGACGAGCCCCCCGCTGCCGCCCTGCGCGCGACGGTGTCGGTGTTCATCGCCCACTGCCGCGAGCACCCGGAAAAGTCGCTGCGCCTCACCAAGGTCGTGCTGGACACGCCGTCCCTGCTCGGCCGCTATCTCGAACGGCAGGCCCAGTGGCGCCACGACCTCGCCGCCGAGCTGGGCCGGCGGCTCGGCCTCGATCCCGCCCGCGACCTGCGTCCGGAGCTGGCCGCCGGGGTCGCCCTTACCGCGTTCGACAGCGCCCTGCGCCGCTGGGCGGCCAGCGACGGGGCAACGGATCTGGACGCGGTGACCGACGAGGCGTTCGCGATCGTCGCCGACGCACTCAACGCCGGCAGGTGA
- a CDS encoding oxidoreductase gives MSENRWTADRIPDQTGRTVIVTGANSGLGLATTRQLAKRGAHVIMAVRNETKGRQALASLADTQPGASLELRHLDLADLDSVRAFAERLHADGARVDVLVNNAGVMMPPRSLSPQGQESQFASNHLGHFALTGLLLDLLEAGTDPRVVTVSSSLHRRGTIHFDDLTGARKYSPSAYYAQSKFANVLFGLELHRRLSAKGSPVRSLLAHPGYAATNLQTTGPTGLAKTLGGIGNRLLAQDAEMGALPQLYAATAASAQSGQFIGPGGMAEMRGYPKVVRPVPSAEDPATAARLWTLSQELTGVSYLERVPGR, from the coding sequence ATGAGCGAGAACAGGTGGACCGCCGACCGGATCCCCGACCAGACCGGCCGGACCGTCATCGTGACCGGGGCCAACAGCGGCCTCGGTCTGGCCACGACGAGGCAGCTCGCCAAGCGTGGCGCGCACGTCATCATGGCCGTGCGCAACGAGACCAAAGGCCGGCAGGCCCTGGCCAGCCTCGCCGACACCCAGCCCGGCGCCAGCCTCGAGCTGCGCCACCTCGACCTGGCCGACCTCGACTCGGTGCGAGCGTTCGCCGAGCGCCTGCACGCCGACGGCGCGCGGGTCGACGTCCTGGTCAACAACGCCGGCGTCATGATGCCGCCGCGATCGCTGAGCCCGCAGGGCCAGGAGAGCCAGTTCGCCAGCAACCACCTCGGCCACTTCGCCCTCACCGGCCTGCTGCTGGACCTGCTCGAGGCCGGCACCGACCCGCGCGTGGTCACGGTCAGCTCGTCGCTGCACCGGCGCGGCACCATCCACTTCGACGACCTGACCGGCGCGAGGAAGTACTCGCCGTCCGCGTACTACGCGCAGTCCAAGTTCGCCAACGTCCTGTTTGGACTGGAGCTGCACCGCAGGCTCAGCGCGAAGGGCAGCCCGGTGCGCAGCCTCCTGGCCCATCCCGGCTACGCCGCCACCAACTTGCAGACCACCGGACCAACCGGGCTGGCCAAGACACTGGGCGGCATCGGCAACCGCCTCCTTGCCCAGGACGCCGAGATGGGCGCGCTGCCACAGCTCTACGCGGCCACCGCCGCATCCGCCCAGAGCGGCCAGTTCATCGGGCCAGGCGGCATGGCCGAGATGCGCGGCTACCCGAAGGTCGTGCGGCCCGTCCCGTCCGCCGAGGACCCGGCCACCGCGGCCCGGCTGTGGACACTGTCGCAGGAGCTCACCGGCGTGAGCTACCTGGAGCGCGTCCCGGGCAGGTGA
- a CDS encoding eCIS core domain-containing protein: MSARFGFDFSQVRIHPDSAAARAAGARAFTSGRHVWFAPGRGPADRRLLAHELTHVVQQAGGAPAVQFDFEDDVLRELVRLPAIEEEGISEPERVRRTQVLAARRDRLLTLFAAQPAGRADEIFDRLRTRRGGDVLSERFYDILSTPTRKLLLEVLGFKERTRLVPNPADFCRPFSQREIAQFVDFEMANDMERFVNDLLRDVHGDEVADLYMTFLEGTAPNTTPRVFDNLASPLVQAFVAHEATARRQRELAAVIERNLPGNCGHLPADTWVDARLSAIVAPADLSAPFSFGGVTTIPGIVAGGVSPAPGRPESRTLSVKRMELRRGTGLRMRVQFRFVVKDSIDFCPGNMGGMLASTITVPLSRLEASGMAFAVPFEVRYDGPVLEVDLGPAAQYACAQ, from the coding sequence ATGAGCGCTCGCTTCGGGTTCGACTTCAGCCAGGTGCGGATCCATCCAGACAGCGCGGCGGCCCGGGCCGCGGGCGCGCGGGCGTTCACCAGTGGCCGGCACGTCTGGTTCGCGCCGGGGCGCGGACCGGCCGACCGACGGTTGCTCGCGCACGAGCTCACCCACGTGGTGCAGCAGGCCGGCGGGGCGCCCGCCGTCCAGTTCGACTTCGAGGACGACGTGCTGCGGGAGTTGGTCCGGCTGCCCGCGATCGAGGAGGAGGGCATCTCCGAGCCGGAGCGGGTGCGCCGCACCCAGGTCCTCGCGGCCCGGCGGGATCGGCTCCTCACCCTCTTCGCGGCCCAGCCCGCTGGCCGGGCCGACGAGATTTTCGACCGCCTGCGTACCCGGCGGGGCGGCGACGTGTTGTCCGAACGCTTCTACGACATCTTGTCCACGCCCACCCGCAAGCTGTTGCTGGAGGTCCTCGGGTTCAAGGAGCGCACGCGCCTCGTCCCGAACCCTGCTGACTTCTGCCGGCCGTTCAGCCAACGCGAGATCGCGCAGTTCGTTGACTTCGAGATGGCGAACGACATGGAACGCTTCGTCAACGACCTCCTGCGCGACGTGCACGGCGACGAGGTGGCCGACCTCTACATGACCTTCCTGGAGGGCACCGCCCCGAACACCACGCCGAGGGTCTTCGACAATCTCGCCAGCCCGCTGGTCCAGGCGTTCGTCGCGCACGAGGCGACGGCCCGGCGGCAGCGGGAGCTGGCCGCGGTCATCGAGCGGAACCTTCCGGGCAACTGCGGTCATCTTCCCGCTGACACGTGGGTCGACGCCCGCCTCTCGGCGATCGTCGCGCCGGCGGACCTGTCCGCCCCGTTCTCCTTCGGCGGGGTGACCACGATCCCCGGCATCGTCGCCGGTGGGGTCAGCCCGGCGCCGGGCCGGCCGGAGTCCCGCACGTTGTCGGTCAAGCGGATGGAGCTGCGCCGCGGCACCGGACTGCGCATGCGGGTGCAGTTCCGGTTCGTGGTGAAGGATTCGATCGACTTCTGCCCGGGCAACATGGGCGGGATGCTGGCCAGCACGATCACCGTCCCGCTAAGTCGCCTGGAGGCCAGCGGCATGGCGTTCGCGGTGCCGTTCGAAGTGCGCTACGACGGGCCGGTTCTGGAGGTCGACCTCGGCCCTGCCGCGCAGTACGCGTGCGCCCAGTGA
- a CDS encoding alpha-L-rhamnosidase-related protein, whose product MRTPIQPPLRRLSALLVVVLAGAGAIPPLTRTGAAEAAAAATLAATNYSPTSRTVLPVAVFRTTGSVANPQGVLTNEATRLSGVNAAITLDFGKETGGLVTLSFGATSGGQQLGLSFTESSLYVGTASDISANWGQPEGALTASATSGGSYTMPRERLRGGFRYLTIFLRTTGWVDLTGVSLAFTAAPGKANPADYANYFTSNDELLNRIWYAGAYTVQLNTIASSEGRVWPPPSELWNNSATVGVGESVLVDGAKRDRTVWPADLGIATPSAYASTGELVSTRNALTTMFQAQSSAGEIPWSGPPFNLTGSDTYHLWTLLMSSTYYSYTGDGAWLSSIWPRFTLAMNFITTKINGNNLLNVTRTQDWARSGQGGENISANALMYGTLVGASRLAAVRGDTNLAATWSQRAAAVKAAVNARLWVPGQGMYRDNPGSDVYPQDGNSLAVTLGLTDSDAKSTSIVRKMAARWGYLGATTPEWSVNGFHPFTSALEVNAHFTAGQDNAGLAEIRKLWGYMLDSPIGTASTFWEGLNSDGGFGYSGEFTSLAHGWSAGPTSALTFHVLGTAPEPVVGQYRFVPHPGDLTSVAGRITMPQGRVEASWSRDPTAGTYNAQLTAPPGTTGRVGIPKLGGNPTVTVAGATVWSNGTFTARPGITGGSQDANYVYLTGVAPGSHSIAATGLGNPPPPPAMDAGLPAGFTRCAGEGGQCALTGNRVVAYGAGTYIYKIVNSGTACTTASFGGNDPAANLVKSCYVAPEGGPVGWTRCAEENQTCGNLSNGRNVAYGTNGAYYTMVAKTSIACSNAAFGDPFDKLGKACYTAPAGAPAGGWTQCATEGGACSAASGQPVAYGAYGSFIYKTVTGTVNCNNASFGEPVSGEVKACYTKTGGPNGFAAGCATEAGTCTFTGMQTVAYGARGAYLFKTFTGGAPCTTAAFGSDPLYGVQKSCYLTS is encoded by the coding sequence TTGCGAACGCCAATCCAACCGCCCCTGCGTCGCCTGAGCGCGCTGCTCGTCGTCGTGCTGGCCGGCGCCGGGGCGATTCCGCCGTTGACCCGCACGGGGGCGGCGGAGGCCGCCGCAGCCGCCACACTCGCCGCAACGAACTACTCCCCGACATCCCGTACGGTGCTGCCGGTGGCGGTCTTCCGGACCACCGGCTCGGTGGCCAACCCGCAGGGCGTGCTCACCAACGAGGCGACCCGGCTGTCGGGCGTCAATGCCGCGATCACGCTGGACTTCGGGAAAGAGACCGGCGGCCTGGTAACGCTCTCGTTCGGTGCCACCTCCGGTGGCCAGCAACTCGGACTGTCCTTCACCGAATCTTCGCTGTACGTCGGAACGGCCAGCGACATCAGCGCCAACTGGGGTCAGCCGGAGGGAGCCCTGACCGCGTCGGCGACGTCCGGCGGCTCGTACACCATGCCTCGCGAACGGCTACGCGGCGGCTTCCGCTACCTGACGATCTTCCTGCGTACCACCGGATGGGTCGACCTCACCGGCGTCTCGCTGGCATTTACCGCGGCACCCGGAAAGGCGAACCCGGCCGACTACGCCAACTACTTCACCTCGAACGACGAACTGCTCAACCGCATCTGGTACGCCGGCGCCTACACCGTGCAGTTGAACACGATCGCCTCGAGCGAGGGCCGGGTGTGGCCGCCGCCGTCAGAACTGTGGAACAACAGCGCCACCGTGGGCGTCGGCGAGAGCGTCCTCGTCGACGGGGCGAAGCGCGACCGCACCGTGTGGCCAGCCGACCTGGGCATCGCGACGCCGAGCGCCTACGCGTCGACCGGCGAGCTGGTTTCCACCCGCAACGCGCTGACCACCATGTTCCAGGCGCAGTCGAGTGCCGGCGAGATCCCCTGGTCCGGGCCGCCGTTCAACCTGACCGGCTCTGACACGTACCACCTCTGGACGCTGCTGATGTCGTCCACCTACTACAGCTACACCGGCGACGGCGCTTGGCTGAGCTCCATCTGGCCACGGTTCACCCTGGCCATGAACTTCATCACCACAAAGATCAACGGCAACAACCTGCTGAACGTGACGCGCACCCAGGACTGGGCACGCAGCGGCCAGGGCGGCGAGAACATCTCGGCCAACGCCTTGATGTACGGCACTCTGGTCGGTGCCAGCCGGCTCGCCGCGGTGCGCGGCGACACCAACCTGGCCGCCACCTGGTCGCAGCGGGCCGCCGCGGTGAAGGCCGCGGTGAACGCCCGGCTCTGGGTTCCGGGCCAGGGCATGTACCGCGACAACCCCGGTAGTGACGTCTACCCGCAGGACGGCAACTCCCTCGCCGTCACCCTCGGCCTGACCGACTCCGACGCCAAGTCCACCAGCATCGTGCGGAAGATGGCCGCCCGCTGGGGTTACCTCGGCGCCACCACTCCGGAGTGGAGCGTCAACGGTTTCCATCCGTTCACCAGCGCGCTCGAGGTCAACGCCCACTTCACCGCCGGTCAGGACAACGCCGGCCTCGCCGAGATCCGCAAGCTCTGGGGATACATGCTCGACAGCCCGATCGGAACGGCGAGCACCTTCTGGGAGGGCCTCAACTCGGACGGCGGCTTCGGCTACAGCGGCGAGTTCACCAGCCTGGCGCACGGTTGGTCCGCTGGCCCCACATCGGCCTTGACCTTCCACGTCCTGGGCACCGCACCGGAACCGGTCGTCGGGCAGTACCGCTTCGTGCCGCACCCGGGTGATCTCACCAGCGTCGCCGGCCGGATCACCATGCCGCAAGGCCGGGTCGAGGCTTCGTGGTCGCGTGATCCCACCGCTGGCACGTACAACGCACAACTGACGGCGCCGCCCGGCACCACCGGAAGGGTCGGCATTCCCAAGCTGGGTGGCAACCCGACGGTCACGGTGGCAGGCGCGACGGTCTGGAGCAACGGAACCTTCACCGCCCGCCCTGGTATCACCGGCGGCAGCCAGGATGCGAACTACGTCTATCTCACCGGGGTCGCTCCGGGCAGCCACAGCATCGCCGCCACGGGCCTCGGCAACCCACCCCCGCCCCCGGCGATGGACGCCGGCCTGCCCGCCGGTTTCACCCGCTGCGCCGGCGAGGGCGGCCAATGCGCGTTGACCGGCAACCGGGTCGTCGCCTACGGCGCCGGCACCTACATATACAAGATCGTCAACTCGGGTACGGCCTGCACGACCGCATCATTCGGCGGGAACGACCCGGCGGCCAACCTGGTCAAGTCCTGCTACGTCGCGCCGGAAGGCGGACCGGTCGGCTGGACCCGATGTGCCGAGGAGAACCAGACCTGCGGCAACCTGTCGAACGGCCGGAACGTCGCCTACGGAACCAACGGCGCCTACTACACGATGGTCGCCAAGACGAGCATCGCCTGTTCGAACGCGGCCTTCGGCGACCCGTTCGACAAGCTCGGCAAGGCGTGCTACACCGCGCCGGCCGGGGCGCCCGCGGGCGGATGGACCCAGTGCGCGACCGAGGGTGGAGCCTGCTCCGCCGCCAGCGGCCAACCCGTGGCGTACGGCGCGTACGGCTCCTTCATCTACAAGACCGTCACGGGCACCGTGAACTGCAACAATGCGAGCTTCGGTGAGCCAGTCTCGGGTGAGGTCAAAGCCTGCTACACCAAGACGGGCGGGCCCAACGGCTTCGCCGCCGGATGCGCCACCGAGGCCGGCACCTGCACCTTTACCGGCATGCAGACCGTCGCCTACGGCGCCCGCGGTGCCTACCTCTTCAAGACCTTCACCGGCGGCGCACCGTGCACCACCGCGGCGTTCGGGTCGGATCCGCTCTACGGCGTGCAGAAGTCCTGCTACCTCACCTCCTGA
- a CDS encoding beta-1,3-glucanase family protein has translation MVRRRTLLAGTAIAAGAPVLALAARADAATVLPLTIVNHTYRYANSAIYVYIVGTDLASGQQVYVRADGTRVPVSPSLNGPDGFADLSIPLAADGDTHLTLPWMSGRIYVSIGAKVRFKVVTDGNGRPALQHPAGWVSSDANYSVLHDFMEFTFTDAGMFCNTTMVDMFSIPMALRLDGQASQTIGTLVTNGRDNIFAAIAANADFRSLILGNNLRVIAPGHGINAGLFPAGYLDSYVNEVWNRYASTDLRVRIGGTTHTGRVSGGQLAFNNGIRAFARPTTRDVFFCDGALNAGGPSGPIAAILGAAFNRSTLRDHADQPTTDPGTFYRTPISNHYARVLHENTVDGKAYGFAFDDVVSFASYVEDHTPTSMTLRLTPFGPQAPGPGPSPTPPGGAVNAYATIQAESFNAQSGTQTEACQDSGGGSDVGYIANGDWLRYNQVDFGSAPATQFQARVASGAAAGVSGLVQVRLDNPTTAPVGSFAIANTGGWQSWRTVPASIAGVTGVHTVYVTFASGQPADFVNLNWLTFSR, from the coding sequence ATGGTCAGAAGACGAACACTGCTAGCCGGCACGGCGATCGCTGCGGGCGCTCCCGTACTGGCCCTGGCGGCCCGGGCCGACGCCGCGACGGTGCTGCCCCTGACGATCGTCAACCACACCTACCGGTACGCCAACAGCGCGATCTACGTCTATATTGTCGGGACCGACCTGGCCAGTGGGCAGCAAGTCTACGTCCGGGCCGACGGCACACGGGTGCCGGTCTCCCCCTCGCTCAACGGGCCGGACGGCTTCGCCGACCTGTCCATTCCGCTCGCCGCCGACGGCGACACCCACCTCACCCTGCCGTGGATGTCCGGACGCATCTACGTCTCCATCGGAGCGAAGGTGCGGTTCAAGGTGGTCACCGACGGCAACGGCCGGCCGGCATTGCAGCACCCGGCCGGCTGGGTCAGCAGCGACGCCAACTACAGCGTGCTGCACGACTTCATGGAGTTCACGTTCACCGACGCCGGAATGTTCTGCAACACCACGATGGTCGACATGTTCAGCATCCCCATGGCGCTGCGGCTCGACGGGCAAGCCAGCCAGACCATCGGCACCCTCGTCACGAACGGCCGCGACAACATCTTCGCCGCCATCGCCGCCAACGCCGACTTCCGATCCCTCATCCTCGGCAACAACCTGCGGGTGATCGCTCCGGGACACGGCATCAACGCCGGCCTGTTCCCCGCCGGATACCTCGACTCCTATGTCAACGAGGTGTGGAACAGGTACGCCTCGACCGACCTGCGGGTACGGATCGGCGGCACCACCCACACCGGCCGGGTGTCCGGCGGCCAACTCGCCTTCAACAACGGCATCCGGGCGTTCGCACGACCGACCACCCGGGACGTCTTCTTCTGCGACGGCGCCCTGAACGCCGGCGGCCCCTCAGGCCCGATCGCGGCGATCCTCGGCGCCGCGTTCAACCGCTCGACGCTGCGCGACCACGCCGACCAGCCCACCACCGACCCGGGCACCTTCTACCGCACACCGATCAGCAACCACTACGCACGCGTCCTGCACGAGAACACCGTGGACGGCAAAGCGTACGGGTTCGCCTTCGACGACGTCGTAAGCTTCGCGTCCTATGTGGAGGACCACACGCCGACGTCAATGACACTGCGGCTCACGCCATTCGGCCCGCAGGCCCCGGGCCCGGGACCCAGCCCGACGCCGCCGGGAGGTGCGGTGAACGCGTACGCCACCATCCAGGCCGAGAGCTTCAACGCACAGTCCGGCACCCAGACCGAAGCGTGCCAGGACAGCGGCGGCGGCAGCGATGTCGGATACATCGCGAACGGCGACTGGCTGCGGTACAACCAGGTCGACTTCGGTTCCGCGCCGGCCACCCAGTTCCAGGCCCGGGTCGCCTCGGGCGCGGCAGCCGGGGTCAGCGGCCTGGTCCAGGTGCGCCTCGACAACCCGACCACCGCGCCGGTCGGTTCGTTCGCGATCGCCAACACCGGCGGCTGGCAGAGCTGGCGCACCGTACCGGCCAGCATCGCCGGGGTCACCGGCGTACACACCGTCTACGTCACCTTCGCCAGCGGTCAACCCGCCGACTTCGTCAACCTCAACTGGTTAACCTTCTCGCGCTAG
- a CDS encoding GlxA family transcriptional regulator, with protein sequence MTPRTAYAASARRWRSSSAAIGEGKVEVVLNRMYVDDGDILSSAGVTAGLDLCLHLIRRDHGPAAANTRARALVAPPRRTGGQAQYIERLRPQATGDHLAPLRKWMLDNPADELTIDVLATYAHVSRRTLIRRFRQETGTSPMAWLADARIDRARELLETTTMPVEHIGRLTGLGAPSSVRAAFHRHIGTSPQEYRALFRHSTTTANP encoded by the coding sequence GTGACTCCTCGCACGGCCTACGCGGCCTCGGCCCGTCGTTGGCGCAGCAGTTCGGCAGCGATCGGGGAGGGGAAGGTCGAGGTCGTCCTCAACCGGATGTACGTCGACGACGGCGACATCCTCAGCTCCGCCGGCGTGACCGCGGGGCTCGACCTCTGCCTGCACCTGATCCGCCGCGACCACGGCCCCGCCGCGGCCAACACCCGCGCACGCGCCCTCGTCGCCCCGCCGCGGCGCACCGGCGGGCAGGCACAGTACATCGAACGGCTCCGCCCCCAGGCCACCGGAGACCACCTCGCCCCGCTGCGGAAATGGATGCTCGACAACCCCGCCGACGAACTCACCATCGACGTTCTCGCCACCTACGCTCACGTGTCCCGCCGGACTCTCATCCGCCGATTCCGCCAGGAGACCGGCACCTCACCGATGGCCTGGCTCGCCGACGCCCGCATCGACCGCGCCCGCGAACTGCTGGAGACGACCACCATGCCCGTAGAACACATCGGTCGCCTCACCGGACTCGGCGCACCTTCCTCCGTGCGAGCCGCCTTCCACCGGCACATCGGCACCTCACCCCAGGAATATCGGGCACTGTTCCGGCACAGCACCACGACCGCAAACCCCTGA
- a CDS encoding aromatic ring-hydroxylating oxygenase subunit alpha has translation MAGALASPSWPPAPVPAAGLDRALRPLGEATMLPAEAYTGAEVLAWERRHLFAGGWACLGRVEDIFADGAAQRARLVGDVSVLLTRSGDGSVAAFANTCRHRGHELLPEGATTDRQSVVCPYHAWTYQLDGALRAAPGFRDVASFDSAAHGLVTLPACDWHGWLLVNATGDAAPLADYVGGLAQLVEPYAPERLRLAARHTYEVAANWKVIVENYHECYHCPLIHPELCQVSPPTSGDNYDLPGAWVGGTMALRDGVETMSLSGRSAGQFLSGVDRRSVGYVGLSPNLLLSLHPDYVMAHQLQPLAPGVTWVECSWYMPEPVHDATYAVEFWDRTNRQDWAACESVQRGLNSPHFRPGPFAPNEDAVHQWVTMIGRAYRGIPPWMDRER, from the coding sequence ATGGCCGGCGCGTTGGCGTCGCCGTCGTGGCCGCCGGCTCCGGTGCCGGCGGCGGGTTTGGACCGGGCGCTGCGGCCGCTCGGGGAGGCCACCATGTTGCCGGCCGAGGCGTACACCGGTGCCGAGGTTCTGGCCTGGGAGCGGCGCCACCTGTTCGCCGGTGGCTGGGCCTGCCTCGGACGTGTCGAGGACATCTTTGCGGACGGGGCGGCGCAGCGGGCTCGCCTGGTCGGGGACGTGTCCGTGTTGCTGACCCGGTCCGGGGATGGCTCGGTGGCCGCGTTCGCGAATACCTGCCGGCATCGCGGTCACGAGTTGCTGCCCGAGGGCGCCACGACCGACCGGCAGAGCGTCGTGTGCCCGTACCACGCGTGGACGTACCAACTTGACGGGGCCTTGCGTGCCGCGCCCGGCTTCCGCGATGTGGCCAGCTTCGATTCGGCGGCGCACGGCCTGGTCACGTTGCCAGCGTGTGACTGGCACGGCTGGCTGCTCGTCAACGCGACCGGGGACGCCGCCCCGCTGGCCGACTACGTCGGCGGATTGGCCCAGCTGGTCGAGCCGTACGCCCCGGAACGGCTGCGGCTCGCCGCCCGGCACACGTACGAGGTGGCGGCCAATTGGAAGGTCATCGTGGAGAACTATCACGAGTGCTACCACTGCCCGCTCATCCATCCGGAGTTGTGCCAGGTGTCGCCGCCGACCAGCGGCGACAACTACGACCTGCCCGGTGCCTGGGTGGGTGGCACGATGGCGCTGCGCGACGGCGTCGAGACGATGTCGTTGTCCGGGCGGTCGGCCGGACAGTTTCTGTCCGGTGTGGACCGACGCAGCGTGGGCTACGTCGGGTTGTCGCCGAACCTGTTGCTGTCGCTGCACCCGGACTACGTCATGGCGCACCAGCTCCAGCCGTTGGCACCGGGCGTGACGTGGGTGGAGTGTTCCTGGTACATGCCAGAGCCGGTGCACGACGCGACGTACGCGGTGGAGTTTTGGGATCGCACCAACCGGCAGGACTGGGCGGCGTGCGAGTCGGTGCAGCGCGGCCTGAACTCGCCGCACTTTCGTCCGGGTCCGTTCGCGCCCAACGAGGACGCCGTCCACCAGTGGGTGACGATGATCGGCCGGGCGTACCGCGGCATACCGCCGTGGATGGATCGCGAACGTTGA